Within the Dechloromonas denitrificans genome, the region GGATGGCAGCGGCCAGCGTGACGGCGAATTCGCGGAACAGGCGGCCGACGATGCCCCCCATGAACAGGATGGGGATGAAGGCAGCGATCAGCGACAGCGTCATCGAAACGACTGTGAAGGCCACTTCGCGCACGCCTTTCAAGGCGGCATCGAGCGGCGATAGGCCCTTCTCGATGTGACGGGTGATGTTCTCCAATACGACCACGGCATCGTCGACGACGAAGCCGGTGGCCACAGTCAGCGCCATCAGCGACAGGTTGTTCAGGCTGAAGCCGGCCAGGTACATGACGGACAACGTGCCGATCAGCGACACCGGCACGGCGACGGCCGGGACCAAGGCGGCGCGCCGGTTGCGCAGGAAGAGCATGACCACCATGACGACGAGGCCGACCGAGATGGCCAGGCTGGTGCCGACATCGCGTAGCGAGGCGCGGATGGTGGCGCTGCGGTCCTGGGCGACCTCGAGCTTGATGTCCTGGTGGATAGCGGCCTGCAACAAGGGAAGCATGGCGCGCACCCGGTCGACGGTGGCGATGATGTTGGCGCCCGGCTGGCGGCTGACCATCAGCAGGACCGATGGCTTGCCGTTGGTCAGGCCGGCATTGCGGATGTCCTGGGCGCCGTCGCGGACTTCGGCGATATCGCCGAGGCGGATGGCGGCGCCGTCCTTCCAGGAAATGATCGTCGGAATATAGTCGGCAGCGCGCGTCGCCTGGTCGTTGGCGGCGATTTGCCAATTGCGCTCGCCATCGTCGACCAGCCCTTTCGGCCGGTTTACATTGGTGTTGGCGATCGCCGTGCGCACGGCTTCCGGGCTGATGCCGGCCCGCGACAAGGCCTGCGGATTCAGTTCGATGCGCACGGCCGGCAAGGAACTGCCGCCGACATTGACCTGCCCGACCCCTTCGACCTGCGACAGCTTCTGGCCAAGAATGGTGACGGCGGCATCGTAGACCTGGGCCCGCGACAGAACGTTGGAAGTCAGCGACAGCACGAGAACCGGCGAGTCGTTGGGATTGACCTTGCGCAGCGACGGGTTGCCTGTCATGCCGCTCGGCAACTGGGCGCGCGAGGCATTGATCGCCGCCTGGACGTCTTTGGCGGCACCGTCGATGCTGCGGCTGAGATCGAATTGCAGCGTCACATCGACCGCGCCTTGCGAACTGTTTGAAGTAATCTCATTGACCCCGGCAATCGAACCCAATGCCCGTTCGAGCGGCGTCGCCACTGTCGCCGCCATGGTCTCCGGGCTGGCCCCGGGTAGCGCGGCGCGTACCGAGATGGTCGGAAATTCGACCTGGGGCAGCAGGGCGGCAGGCAACTGGAAGAAGGCGGCAACGCCGAGCAGGGCGATGCCCAGCGTCAGCAGCGTGGTGGCGACCGGGCGATGGATGAATCTCGAGGTCAAGCTCACGCCGTTCTCCGTTGCCGTTGCCAGGCCTCGACGCGCTTGGCCAGACGGTCGAAGGCGAGGTAGATGACCGGCGTCGTGAATAGCGTCAACACCTGCGAGACGATCAGACCGCCAACCATGGTGATGCCCAGTGGCTGGCGCAGTTCGGAGCCAACGCCGGTGCCGAGCATCAGCGGCAGAGCGCCGAGCAGGGCGGCGAGGGTGGTCATCAGGATGGGCCGGAAGCGCAGCAGGCAGGCTTCGAAGATGGCTTCTTCCGCCGACTTGCCCTGTTCGCGTTCGGCTTCAAGGGCGAAGTCGATCATCATGATGGCGTTCTTCTTGACGATGCCGATCAGCAGGATGATCCCGATGATGCCGATGATGCCGAGGTCGGTCCGGCACAGGAACAGCGCGAGCAGCGCGCCGACGCCGGCCGAGGGCAGCGTGGACAGGATGGTGATCGGGTGGATGTAGCTCTCGTAAAGTACGCCGAGCACGATGTACATGGTGATGATGGCGGCGACGATCAGCCACAGCGTGCTGGACTGTGAGGACTGGAAAGCCTGAGCCGCGCCCTGGAAGCGGATGGCGATGCTGGGCGGCAGATCGAGTTCGGCCTGTACCTGGCGAATCGCCTTGACCGCCTCGCCGAGCGAGGTGCCCGGCGCGAGATTGAAGGACACCGTGGCGGCGGGGAATTGGCCGATGTGGTTGATGGCCAGCAGGGCCGGGCGCTCGCTGATCCTGGCGACCGAGGCGAGCGGCACCTGGGCGCCGTTGGCGCCAACCAGATAGAGGCTGTTGAGGCCTTCCAGCCCACGCCGGAATTCCGGCTTCACTTCAAGCACGACGCGGTAAAGGTTGGACTGCGTGAAAATGGTCGAAATCAGCCGTTGGCCGAAGGCGTTGTACAGTGCGTTGTCGATTGCTGCGGTGGTGATGCCCAGCCGGCCGGCATTGTCACGGTCGATTTCGACATAGGCCTGACGGCCTTCGTCCTGCCAGTCGCTGGCCACATCGGCCAGTTCCGGCACCTGTTTCAGGCGTTCCTGCAGGCGGTGGAGCCAGGCGCCCAGTTCGGCCGGGTCGGTGCCCTCGACGCTGAACTGATACTGCGTCCGACTGACCCGGCTTTCGATGGTCAGATCCTGCACCGGCTGCATGTAGGTCGTGATGCCGCCAAGGTCGGCGAGCCTCGATTGCAGGCGACGGATGATGGCCGAGTCATCGGCATCGCGTTCGTGCCATGGCTTCAGGCTGATCAGCAGGCGTCCGCTGTTCAACGTGGTATTGACGCCATCGACGCCGATGATCGATGAAATGCTGTCCACCGCCGGGTCTTCGAGGATCGCGTCAACCACACCCTGCTGGCGGCTGGCCATCGCCGAAAAAGAGACGCTCTGGGTGGCTTCGGTGATGCCCTGGATCAGCCCGGTGTCCTGCACCGGGAAGAAGCCCTTGGGAATGGCGATGTAGAGCACGACGGTGAGCACCAGCGTGCCGATGGCGACGGCCAGCGTCAGCGACTGGTGTTGCAGCACCCAGCGCAGGGCCACGGCGTAGCGGGCGATGGTGTGGTCGATGAGGGCGCCGGTAATGCGGAAGAAGCGGCCGTGCTTGTCTTCCGGCACGTGATGGAGCAGGCGGGCGCACATCATCGGCGTCAGGGTCAGCGAAACGACGGCCGAAATCAGGATCGAGACGGCCAGCGTGATGGCGAATTCGCGGAACAGGCGGCCGACCACGTCGCCCATGAAGAGCAGGGGAATCAATACGGCGATCAGCGAGAAGGTCAGCGAGATGATCGTGAAGCCGATCTGCGCCGAGCCTTTCAAGGCAGCTTCCATCGGCGAATCGCCCTCCTCGATGTAGCGGGCGATGTTCTCGATCATCACGATGGCGTCGTCGACGACGAAGCCGGTAGCGATGGTCAGCGCCATCAGGGTCAGGTTGTTGATCGAGAAGCCGGCCAGGTACATGACGCCGAAAGTGCCGACCAGCGACAGCGGCACGGCGACGCTCGGGATGATGGTGGCCGGGACGTTGCGCAGGAAAACGAAGATGACCATGACGACCAGTGCGACGGCAAGGAAGAGTTCGGTCTGCACGTCATGCACCGAGGCGCGGATGGTCGTCGTGCGGTCGGTGAGCAGGCGCAGCTCGACGGTGGCCGGCAGCGAGGCCTGCAATTGCGGCAGCAGTTGCTTGATGCGATCGACCGTTTCGATGACGTTGGCGCCGGGCTGGCGCTGGATGTTCAGGATGATCGCCGGCTTGCGGTCGGCCCAGGCGGCAAGGCGGTCGTTCTCGGCGCCTTCGACCAGTTTGGCGACGTCGCCGAGGCGGACCGGGGCACCGTTTTTCCAGGCAATGATCAGCTCGCGGTATTCGGCAGCCGACTTGAGCTGGCTGTTCGAATCGATGGTCGAGGCGCGAATCGGTCCATCAAAGCCGCCCTTGGCCATGTTGACGTTAGCGTTGCCGATGGCCGTGCGCAGGTCTTCGAGGTTGATGCCCTGCGATGCGAGGGCCTGCGGATTGGCCTGAATGCGGACAGCCGGGCGCTGGCCACCGCCGATGCTGACCAGACCGACGCCGGCGATGCGCGATATTTTCTGGGCGAGACGGGTGTTGACCAGATCCTCGACCTTGGGCAGCGGCAGCGAACCCGACGAAATGGCCAGCGTGATCACCGGCGCATCGGCCGGATTGACCTTGCTGAACACCGGCGGCATCGGCAGGTCATTGGGCAGGAAGGCGCTCGCCGCGTTGATGGCGGCCTGGACTTCCTGCTGCGCGGTGTCGAGGCCGAGGCCGAGCGAAAACTGCAAGGTGATGACCGAAGCGCCGCCGGAACTCGACGACGACATCTGGTTGAGGCCGGCGATCTGGCCGAGCTGGCGTTCGAGCGGCGCGGTGATCGACGAGGCGACAACCTCCGGGCTGGCGCCCGGATAGAGCGTCGAGATCTGGATGGTCGGGTATTCGACTTCGGGCAGCGCCGAAATCGGCAACAGCCGGTAACCGACCAGACCGGCGAGCAGGATCGCCAGCATCAACAAGGAGGTGGCGACCGGGCGCAGGATGTAAAGACGCGACGGGTTCATCGGCCGGCCTTATTCGCCACGGCGTCCGCCTTCGCGCGGTGCGCCGCCACCTTCCGCCGCGCGCCGCTGGCGCCAGCGTTCGCAACGGGCAGCGGCCTCCGGGTCGTTGGCGATGTTTTCCGGGGCACAGCGGCGTTGGCCGCGGCGCTCTTCTCCGGCTACCGGGGGGGCTGCAGTGTCCGCTGGCTTGTCGCCGTTATCTGCCTGGTGTTGGCGTGGCGCCTTGCCGCCAGTTTTTTCGCCCGCCGGAGCCTTGGCATTGCCGGTTGGCGATTCACCGTCCAGGCTCAGGACATCGACCTTGCCCCCGGGCCGAAGGCGATCGGCTCCGTCCACGACCACCTGATCGCCGGCGCTCAAGCCATTTTCAATGGCGATCAATTCGCCGTTTGACGGACCAAGGCGGACAGGGTGCGGGGCGACCGTCTGATCTTCCTTGCTGATCACATAGACGAAACTGCCCTGAGCGTTCCGCTGAATCGCCGCCGAGGCCAGCAACAGGCTACCGGTGCGGGTTTCGACCTTGAGCCGGATATTGACGAACTGGTTCGGAAATAAACTGTTGTCGCGATTGGCGAACTCGGCTTTCAGCTTGACGGTGCCGGTGGCGACGTCGATCTGGTTATCGACGCTGAGCAGTTTGCCGGTCGTCAGCAGCGTCCGTCCATCGCGGTCCCAGGCTTCGACATCCAGGGTTTCGCCGCTACCCAGCCGGTTGACGACATTGCCTACGCTTTCGGCGGGAATGGCGAAAATGGCATGAATCGGCTGCGTCTGCGTAATGACCACGAGGCCGGTAGCGTCTGCCGCGCGGACGTTGTTGCCGACATCGACCTGGCGCAGCCCAAGGCGGCCGGCAGCGGGCGCCGTCACCCGGGCGAATCCGAGTTGCAGGCGGGCATTGTCGACCTGGGCCTTGTCGGTCTCGACGACGCCACGATACTGCCGGACCAGCGCCTCCTGGGTGTCGACCTGTTGCTTGGCAATGGAATCCTTGCTCAGCAGGTTTCGGTAGCGTTCGAGATCGACCCTGGCGGCGGCAAGCAAGGCTTCATCTTTGGTCAACTGGCCGCTGACCTGTTCAAGCTGGATCTGATACTGCCGCGGATCGATTTCGGCCAGTAGATCGCCGGCCTTGACCAACTGGCCCTCACGAAAATTGATCCGGACGAGCTGACCATCCACTCTGGGCTTGACCGTCGCGGTGTTCGAGGCAGTCACTGTTCCCAGGGCACTGACGACAATGTCCAGGTCGCCGAGCCTGGCTGCGCTCGCCTTTACCGGCTGCGGGCGGTTGCCCTGCCGGTCACCGCGCCGCGAACTGCCCGGGCCTTTTTGCTCGCTGCTTGCCGATGATGCCTGGCCGTCGCCGCCCCGACTGTAGTGGACCGCCGCACTGCCACCACCGACGACGAGTACGCTGCCGAGCAGGGCGATGATTCTGGCCCGGCGCGTCAGTTTGATTTTCAGTTTGTCCTTGATGCCCATGAATCTGCTTCCAGTGTTCTTTCCTGCCTGACGAACGACTCCGGCCGAACGCGACGATGCAGAGCGAGGAATTCCCGCTCTCCACCCGGTTCCGGATGACCGCTCAAGTTGGGCGAATGACCGATCTCTTGCCGGTCAGAGGAACTGCTCGGCGCCGAC harbors:
- a CDS encoding MdtB/MuxB family multidrug efflux RND transporter permease subunit; the protein is MNPSRLYILRPVATSLLMLAILLAGLVGYRLLPISALPEVEYPTIQISTLYPGASPEVVASSITAPLERQLGQIAGLNQMSSSSSGGASVITLQFSLGLGLDTAQQEVQAAINAASAFLPNDLPMPPVFSKVNPADAPVITLAISSGSLPLPKVEDLVNTRLAQKISRIAGVGLVSIGGGQRPAVRIQANPQALASQGINLEDLRTAIGNANVNMAKGGFDGPIRASTIDSNSQLKSAAEYRELIIAWKNGAPVRLGDVAKLVEGAENDRLAAWADRKPAIILNIQRQPGANVIETVDRIKQLLPQLQASLPATVELRLLTDRTTTIRASVHDVQTELFLAVALVVMVIFVFLRNVPATIIPSVAVPLSLVGTFGVMYLAGFSINNLTLMALTIATGFVVDDAIVMIENIARYIEEGDSPMEAALKGSAQIGFTIISLTFSLIAVLIPLLFMGDVVGRLFREFAITLAVSILISAVVSLTLTPMMCARLLHHVPEDKHGRFFRITGALIDHTIARYAVALRWVLQHQSLTLAVAIGTLVLTVVLYIAIPKGFFPVQDTGLIQGITEATQSVSFSAMASRQQGVVDAILEDPAVDSISSIIGVDGVNTTLNSGRLLISLKPWHERDADDSAIIRRLQSRLADLGGITTYMQPVQDLTIESRVSRTQYQFSVEGTDPAELGAWLHRLQERLKQVPELADVASDWQDEGRQAYVEIDRDNAGRLGITTAAIDNALYNAFGQRLISTIFTQSNLYRVVLEVKPEFRRGLEGLNSLYLVGANGAQVPLASVARISERPALLAINHIGQFPAATVSFNLAPGTSLGEAVKAIRQVQAELDLPPSIAIRFQGAAQAFQSSQSSTLWLIVAAIITMYIVLGVLYESYIHPITILSTLPSAGVGALLALFLCRTDLGIIGIIGIILLIGIVKKNAIMMIDFALEAEREQGKSAEEAIFEACLLRFRPILMTTLAALLGALPLMLGTGVGSELRQPLGITMVGGLIVSQVLTLFTTPVIYLAFDRLAKRVEAWQRQRRTA
- a CDS encoding MdtA/MuxA family multidrug efflux RND transporter periplasmic adaptor subunit, with amino-acid sequence MGIKDKLKIKLTRRARIIALLGSVLVVGGGSAAVHYSRGGDGQASSASSEQKGPGSSRRGDRQGNRPQPVKASAARLGDLDIVVSALGTVTASNTATVKPRVDGQLVRINFREGQLVKAGDLLAEIDPRQYQIQLEQVSGQLTKDEALLAAARVDLERYRNLLSKDSIAKQQVDTQEALVRQYRGVVETDKAQVDNARLQLGFARVTAPAAGRLGLRQVDVGNNVRAADATGLVVITQTQPIHAIFAIPAESVGNVVNRLGSGETLDVEAWDRDGRTLLTTGKLLSVDNQIDVATGTVKLKAEFANRDNSLFPNQFVNIRLKVETRTGSLLLASAAIQRNAQGSFVYVISKEDQTVAPHPVRLGPSNGELIAIENGLSAGDQVVVDGADRLRPGGKVDVLSLDGESPTGNAKAPAGEKTGGKAPRQHQADNGDKPADTAAPPVAGEERRGQRRCAPENIANDPEAAARCERWRQRRAAEGGGAPREGGRRGE